The DNA region CGTTGGTAGATTTGTATAAATCGCCCATAACAGCAGCATACACTATATCAGGATTTTTAGGGTGAATTCTTACTCTAGAAATATGTCTAGAGTTTTTAAGTCCAATATGTTCCCATGTTTTTCCTGCATCCACACTTTTCCAAATGCCATCACCAGAAGATACATTACCGCGAACGGTTTTTTCGCCCATACCTACATAAATTACGTTGTTGTCCCATTCAGAAACCGCTACGGCACCTACTGATCCACCAAAAAATCCATCGGAAATATTTTCCCAAGTGTTACCGGCATCGGTAGTACGCCAAACGCCACCGCCCGTAGCACCAAAATAATAAAGGTTGGCTTTGCCAGGAACACCAGTTACCGCGGCACTTCTACCACCACGGAATGGGCCGATATTTCGCCATTGCATAGCGTCGTAATATTTTTCTGCAAATTGAGGTTGTTGCGTTTTTTGTTTTTTTTGTCTTTTTTGTGCGTTAACTTTGTCGGCAGTTGCAAATAATATGCAAACCGCTAGGAAGAGTATTTTTTTCATGGTTTTGGTTTGTTGATAGAAGTTAAAATTAAGAATAAAAGTTAATATAGATACTTGTTGTATGGATTTATTTTTAGATTATACTGATAAACAAATAGTTACTTCAAAAGTTAAGATTTCTGGATCTAAAAGTGAATCAAACCGTTTGTTGATTTTACAGCAATTTTATCCCAATCTAACCTTAAAAAATGTATCAGATTCTGATGATTCTGTGCATTTGACACATGCTTTACAATCAACAAAAGAGTTAGTCGATATTGGCCATGCGGGTACTGCAATGCGTTTTTTGACTGCCTATTTTTCTGTAAAAGAGGGCAGGGAAGTAGTACTTACTGGCTCTGAACGAATGCAAAATCGTCCCATAAAAATATTAGTAAATGCGTTACGGATGCTGGGTGCGGATATTGAGTATATGGATAAGGAAGGTTATCCACCATTAAAAATAAAAGGGAAGAAAATTACAAAGCAGAAAGTTTCCATAAAAGGAAATGTGAGCAGTCAATATATTTCTGCCTTGGTATTGATTGCCCCAACATTGGAAAACGGATTGGAAATAGAATTATTAGAAGAGATTACTTCTAGACCCTATCTGGAAATGACCTTGGATTTGCTAAATCAATTAGGAATTGTTACCATTTGGGAAGAAAACAGCATCAAAATTCAACCTCAAGAATCCATAAAAGATAAAATTATAACCGTTGAATCCGATTGGAGCTCGGCTTCTTATTTTTATAGTTTAGTTGCTTTGAGTGAGGTAGGTAAAAGCATTACTTTATCATCATACAACAAAAAAAGTTTGCAAGGCGATAGCTGCTTAGCGAGTATTTACGAAAATTTTGGAGTAGTAACCGAATTTAATAATAACTCCATTCGACTTATTAAAACGAATGTCATTCAGAGCGATAGTGAAGAGTCTCAATCTTTGAAATTCGATTTAAGAAATGCTCCCGACATTGCCCAAACCATAGCAGTTACTTGTTTTGGATTAGGTATGGCTTGTGATTTAACAGGGTTGCAC from Aureibaculum sp. 2308TA14-22 includes:
- a CDS encoding 3-phosphoshikimate 1-carboxyvinyltransferase, whose protein sequence is MDLFLDYTDKQIVTSKVKISGSKSESNRLLILQQFYPNLTLKNVSDSDDSVHLTHALQSTKELVDIGHAGTAMRFLTAYFSVKEGREVVLTGSERMQNRPIKILVNALRMLGADIEYMDKEGYPPLKIKGKKITKQKVSIKGNVSSQYISALVLIAPTLENGLEIELLEEITSRPYLEMTLDLLNQLGIVTIWEENSIKIQPQESIKDKIITVESDWSSASYFYSLVALSEVGKSITLSSYNKKSLQGDSCLASIYENFGVVTEFNNNSIRLIKTNVIQSDSEESQSLKFDLRNAPDIAQTIAVTCFGLGMACDLTGLHTLKIKETDRLVALQNELQKFGAEVEITDKSLHLKISTKGFTKNVTVKTYNDHRMAMAFAPLALKVAFTIQDADVVTKSYVNFWEDLDSCLKG